The Silene latifolia isolate original U9 population chromosome Y, ASM4854445v1, whole genome shotgun sequence sequence ctttactcgaccgagtatccggtctggcgaagcgtattttgacggtttgattagggaatgtttggGGTTATTTTTatattccgcgtcagtttctaaaaccttatttcaaacttcatcattctacgtttaccctaatcactccctaatcacttcctaatcattccctaGCATCGTGGTGTGTGCAATCTTCGTGGTTCTTgtgtataattcctcattctacggttggtaagttctatttctatgttgtttgtgttctttggggttactgtatacatatatggaattgggaatatgggggattgggcaatgtgtaattgtgttatgtgattattgtataggagaagacttcgtagaggagcctttctgattgtccgagtttcgtgctactgttgattgctaaggtagggttctccctactcggttcttgttcattgttaagacataCTTGTTGTGTtatttgttatctgctgatcatcggagtatgggcgttgtTGTGGCGGTGTTGACGTGGAGAGGTGGTGACAGTTGTGTTACtgtgtggttgtgattgtggtggagtcacttacgggagtggcttcacaccctagttcgccctccgtggaacccgccatgggaggggatgtgcacattaagggacagggattgttagtcgctcgttgatgagctggactagatGGGATCGGTGCGGTCACCCAgcggcggcgaggattacattgcgatgggtaatcagcGGTACACACcccggtgtgtagtcgattcttgtgtgagatcgGAGGCGAGTTTGGAGGATGATCACCGGTtaccttgttgtttgtcttatattgattgagtatctacgacccgttgttgtttgtgaaatctgcggtgatccatttggggatggtgaagCGGACTTGACGAGTTTTgcttggtgagcttggggcagtcatgggagagttgtcatcaccagtcgtagCATCACTGTCCGAGTCGTAGTTTTGGATttcttagttgtcagacatttggtttattttattgtaacagtttgggatttggtcgatgtaaacttttatactttacGGTACCTTAATAAATGTGcttagttcagacgcttttgatatgtcgggcaaccgagatggtaacacactttcatggtagggtggtcctggtaaggcaccttggtatgagggggtgttacacgatGAGTTAAAGTAGATCTGAAATTAAATGGCAATCACAGTTGCCGTTCAAGGGTCGAAAGGGGCGAACGAGCGCAGCCTTTGGTGGTTGTTAGGTGGCCGGATGCTGAGATCAATGGCGGTGGTCGTGAATCAGAAGGAGGGAGAGATAACTGAGATTAATGGTGGTAATCGTGAATTAGGAAGAGGTAGATGAAGACCTGTTTAATGTATATATTTTGTATCAGAACGTATAAAATGATTGGAGGTGGGAGACAAAATGTATTGTTGGGTGGGGGAGGAGGAGTTACATAGTTACACTTGCACGTGAGTTTGTTTATTAAGTTCATATAGTTAgtttgttctcaccgttctcaccgagtgttcgttctcaccggatcccacctctatatatcaatcaatatcaatcaatcaatcaatatatatatttaaaagaggaacttttggaGAGATTTCATTGGCTATTGTTTTGGGCGATTTCATTGGCTACAATAAGAATTGGATATTAAATTAATTAGCCAACTTATATAGAAATAAAATAATGCAAAAATTAGAATATATAGAAAAAAATAGAATAAAAAAAGGTATTTGTGTTTCTATAAGGATCGAATTTCACCTGCACGTACATGCCTATCAAATAACAAACATGTGTTTAGCATTGTATATAAATAGAGACTAGATCCAACTTGCAAAGGAATCAAATTCCTTCTTCTACTTTCAATCTCTTATCTTTCTGTTTTAACTTTTACTGATTTCCTTTTTTCTATATGCTAGATGAACTCTTTTTTGCGGTATTGATGTGTATTCTAATTGTTTGCTAATAACGATTTTGCTTATTATGCTATATCATACCttcatattgtttttttttttgaattcacCTTCATATTGTTTTTTAGCCAATACTAATGGTGCAATTTGGTTGAAAATTTCAGGTACAAATGTACAATATTAAATCGAGTATTTTAACATACAGAGTATTTGTTTAATTCATGTGCGGAACATATCTTCAAGTAATTCTGTTGGAAAGGTAACCCACATTGTTTAACAATTGTTTGGAAGTGTGAAACAAATGAGCAACTACATATAAAATGCTTATCATAGCCAGCTTAAGGCTATGTTTGGTAAAACtgactgaaaaggtacctgaaacctaATAAGGAGACTCAAATTAAAAACGTACCTGAAAAGTTAGCTGAAAATTgaaaactgataaggtagctgattaattgtaatgtgtttgataaaactaactgaaaaactAACTGATTTTTTtataaaatgacataaaaggacattaataattataataaattaatttaaataaagggtaaatatgtAAAGTAGAACATTTAAATTCACGAAACTTTAAAAAGCTACAGGTAgcttttcatttcaatttttagcacgaaaagtcatttcaggtacctgaaatgactttaccaaacagcactaggtaaaacaactacctgaaatattagtcaaatcaggttgctttgtaacacccctgattttcggctaaattaaaactaacttttacatacaaaaatggccgaaatacaaggatattatagttaatatacaaagtctcatATTACAAATTCcttttaaaaataaaagaataGAAAATGGAAACAAAACTTTATAAAGTCTTTCATAAAAATCTTCTCTTGaaataaaaatccttttgaacagcagcggaaaTAACCTGAAATaaaaaccagaagacagaaaggaactacccccatgacgagtagcccagaagggagaaaacacgtcagccgggaagctgagtaacagataatacctcaatataagcagaatagtttttggtcatggcgtggaaacacaaacacgtaaaaataaaaataaacatagagaataataaaaacactcccgtTAACTAATTTCAAGCTCAAAGCTACTCCACAATATAATAGACACTCTGGTCTCAATAATTAACTGaatctcaactcattactccatctcactcactactccgtctcataatataatactccatagtaactagatatcgtattctcatcgtcgaacctaagacaaagacaaggggtgagtgaactggcggataagaccgtgaaacaatatttccatctcaatatcgatttcaaattcaaataactcaataaccatggtcgcactaGACCGTaaaataactcggctcaaaggccccataactcataattcaataccagtaaccaatttccaaaCTACTCACCCACGAATCAAGGTCAAAGTAAACAACAACTTAAACACAATAGCAAAACAATCCAAATATGAGAATATTGTAACCATACGTACTGTCATCTTTACTCACTACCACCACGTACGACTAATCCTTATATCCATGTCTTAGTCATTAATGTACAACTTTTCCACCTTATTAACCCCTTTCTTTAATCACAAGAATAATGGGTGTCTCCCTGGAACAATTCTCGCTTCAACAGTATGCACTCATACCTCTTGAATAATTAATAAAAAGTTTAACCCATCTCACAAAATTAATTAACTTAACAATAGAATATTATAGCTAGTATACAAACAATATCACATTCACCCTTAATAATCAATTTAAACACATAAAACATGTATATAATCAtataaccccgaacaataataataataataatcggtaGAATCATGTTACCTTAAAACAGAAAACCCAACTACTTATACTTGAAAACGATCGGAATCTTGACTGAACAAATCAATAGAGGAGGGATTGATAACGAGGCAACCACAAGTTGAAAACGAGAGCAATAACAGGAGGTTCAATTTTAAATTGTgcttataaaataaaatattagtTTGGCAAAAGAGGATGGAAATTGATTAAGGAGAAATTGGTGGATAGAAGCAAGCTCACAAGCATGATAGTGAATTCTTGCACATCGTCTTTTTTTTTGGACGGCTTGAATGTTAAAAGGAACATGTTAAATAAAAGACATGTATAAAAGTCTTATACACTATATATAAAAGTTCAGTCCatttttcttaagaccattgcttttggtctgaaataagacgggtaacatgtcatcattttacaataaaatgttgttattttttggtaatatgttaccattattgttcacattattttcagggtaaaaaatgacacctctagtcataacattttgtgaattaattggttacattttcttaaaaaatggcaacattttatccgtctgacagATAAGACCAAAAATGTCgatctgaaacaagaatttgtgataaaaGTTAACCCTACTACGTTTTTTTTAACcgattttatttcttttttcaaCACCAAGTAGAATATGGAACCCatgataaaaattaaattaattttattttatacattaaaattattaataataaatgttagaaatatttgggatattacaatcttcccctcttaaaagaaacttcgtccctgaagtttaagtttagaaatcaaaaacaatattttaaaatttgagtggtattacattccaccctccgtAAAAACaaagttcgtcctcgaacttAAAACATCAAAATAATTTGTGTTTCCAAGAGTTtaagaaaagttttaaaaatgaaatcGGCGATGTCAAGATGTGACGATCTTAACACCTAGCCAAGAAAGAACCCGCTCTGAAACCAATtataacacccctgattttcggctaaattaaaactaacttttacatacaaaaatggccgaaatacaaggatattataattaatatacaaagtctcttattacaaatcccATTTAAAAATAAAAGAATATAAAATGGAACGAAAACTTTATAAAGTCTTTAATTAAAATCTTTTCttgaaaaaaaaatccttttgaacagcagcggaaaTAACCTGAAATAAAAACCAGAAGACataaaggaactacccccatgacgaatAGCCTAGAAGGGAGAAAACGCGTCAGCCGGGAAGtagagtaacagataatacctcaatataagcagaatagtttttggtcatggcgtggaaacacagacacgtaaaattaaaaataaacatagagaataataaaaacactcccggTTAACTAATCTCAAGCTCAAAGCTACTCTACAATATAATAGACACTCTGGTCCCAATAATTAACTGaatctcaactcattactccatctCACTCACTACttcgtctcataatataatattccatagcaaccagatatcgtattctcacAGTGGCGGACGCACCTTGAAGGTATAGGGGTCCTTGGACCACGGAAAgagcaatttttttttaataaatatgtACGCGGGTTAcaaaacgtcgtcgacgttttataacaaatcgtcgacgtttttcataaaaaagaccaTGACTACCCTTCACTCTCTCTTACTCTCTTTAACCTTTTTACACTTTACAATCACAAATTCCCCAACCATCGCTGCCACCACACCTGCCACCGCCACTACCCCGCACCACCGCAGCAGCCATGACACCACCACTTCGACCACCCACTTTCATCATTGGTTTCCCTATTATATCAATCAAGCAATTGCTCAATATAATTGATTTGGAAGAatttcaaaaatcacaaaaatctaATATATCAAGTAAATTGTTGTTCATAATTCAAGAATAAATGTGAACGATTACAATTCTAATACATCTATCAAGCAAATACAGGGAAGATTACCAATCAATTCAATTGTTCAATGAAAATCATCAATCAAAAGAAATTTCTTAAATTTTAATAAGTATATAACAATACATCAATTAAATCGTTGTTGAAATGAGACACAAATTGATAAACATGTACCTCAGATGAAAGCAACATCAAAAGTTGTTGGGACGATGATACTCGACGTTTGATGGGGCATGAAACGTTGATGTTCAACGTTTGATGATGGTTAGGATGTTGAATCTGGACGTTTGATGGCGGTTCGGACGTTGAAGTTGGACGTTTGATGGCGGTTCGGACGTTGGAGTTGAACGTTTGATGATGGTTCGGACGGTGATAATCTACGTTTGTTGGAGGTTAtcattttaattcttaattttgatttgattttgtttccagaaaaacaaaaaaaatatagaGATGGAAGGATAGTAGTAGTACTACGGTTTAAATCGTCCAACCTATAGCCCATTGTTTTATTAATTTCTAGGTTCGTAGTCTTAATACGGTTTATTGTTTTGATTTGATTGTTGTGTAAAATCATCTATTATCGTTAGATTTGATTGTTTCGGAAGGAAAAATTGAAACAAATAATTGTGAATTTAACGTGTTGGTTTTGTTAATGCGGATGGGAGACTTAGCATATTTCGTTACCCAATTAGTTATTTCAAATTGGTTTAGGGAGAATTTGGGAGAGTAGTGAGAAGAGGGGAATGTTTGTGAAGGGTAGTGATGgtctttttttttaaaacgtcGACGATTCATTAcaaaacgtcgacgacgttttgCAAACCCCATATGTACTGATGATTGTGAAAGACCCCACAATCAACACAGTTGGACAccacttgtttcttcttcttatcTCATAACCAAGaagaaaataattttttaataccCATCACATGTACACTGCCACAATTTCTTTTTTGGTGGACTTTTTTACTCTTTATAAAATTGAGATTTAAATAATATATACATAAGAGTACATTAAAGTGGGGTCTTGGACTCTTCTTATTCTTCTTTATGTACTTTTCTTTATCCCCAAAAGAACACAAAACTAGAGAAGTGAAAATAAACCCTAAATCTAATCAAGTATTCGATCAAACAAAATTCTAAATCTAACAAATATATTTGAAGTATCAACCTTGATTTCAGTTTTGTGATCAATTATTGAGGTAAGTTCCAATTTCGATTTTAATATGTATGATTATGTATTTAAGTTTATTTTTCAGtaaattgttaattatttttCTGTAATATATTTTGTTCTTAAATAATATGATTCTTGTGATTCTATAGCTTAATTGATATGATAAATTAAATAGATTAGTTGTTTGACATGTCTTTATATACATGAAATAGAGTAATTTCTAGTGATTGAGTAACCTAAATTACTAAATGCCTCAATTTATTAAAAATTCATGTCTTCTAGCAGTAAATAATCACAAAACTTGTTTATTTGTTCAGTATTATGGATAAGTTCGTGATAAGAAGTACTCGTTTGCCTCAATCTCAAGAAGTGAGGGGAACATCTTCAAATGCGAGTCCTAATATAGAAGTTGATTTTGATAATCTGCCAATGGACCCAGGGGAAAGGAGAAAAATTTCTGAATATCATCCCGATATACAAGACGAGGTAAGAAAAAGATACATACAAGTTGGTCCTATTCAGCCTAAAAAACATGAATTTCCATTTAAAATCATAGGGGGCAGATCTCGGAGATTTAATGCTACATGGTTTGAGACTCATCAAAATTGGTTAGAATATAGTAAGAAAAAGGATGCTTTGTTTTGCTTACCTTGCTACTTATTTAAGCCTGAAGGTTTGAGAGGTGGAGATGCTTTTGTTGTGGAGGGATTTTCTTGTTGGAACAAGAAAGATAGATTGATAGAACATGTAGGTGGTGTTAAGAGCGCTCATAATCTTGCAGTGGAGAGGTATGAAAATCTAAAAGATGAGAAGAACTCTATTCGTACGGTGTGTAGTGAGTTTTCCAAACAAGATAAAAAAGACTATAAATTACGTCTAGAGGCTTCTGTTATTTGTGCTAAATATTTAGTACGTATGGGTTTGCCTTTTCGTGGTCATAATGAGTCAGAAGAATCAAATAATAGAGGGAATTATATTGAACTACTAAAAGTTGCTGGGTTCTTAAGTCCAGACATAAAAAAGGTGATGATGAAAAAACGCTCTGGTAATTTACAATTAACTTCACCCGGTATCCAAAAAGATATTGTTAACGCCATTTCATTGGAGACTCTTAAAGTTATATTTGAGGAGCTTGGAGATGACTTCTTTGCTATACTAGTTGATGAATCTAGTGATGTGTCTTATAAGGAGCAAATGGCCATTATCTTACGCTTTGTTAATAAAGAAGGAATACTAGTTGAACATTTTGTTGGAATAACACATGTTACCAATACTTCAGCCATATCTCTTAAGTCGGCCATTGATGAATTATTTGACGAGTATAAACTCAGCTTATCTAGAGTAAGAGGGCAAGGATATGATGGAGCTAGCAATATGCGAGGTCAGTTTGACGGGTTGAAAGCTTTGATACAAAAAGATAACTCATCTGCTCATTATATTCATTGTTTCACTCATCAATTGCAACTTACACTTGTAGCTACTGCAAAAGGTCATGTCGATGTGGTTTGGTTTTTTGATTTGGTTTCTGATGTGGTAAATGTCATTGGGTCTTCTTGCAAGCGACGTGACGTGTTTAGAGAGTTACGAGCTATCAGAATTGCACAAGCTATAAGTAATGGGGAAATTGAAACGGGTAAAGGTTTGAACCAAGAACTTGGTATTAAAAGGTCAGGTGACACTCGATGGGGATCTCACTATAGATCTTTACTGAACTTACAAGAGAGTTTTCTTGATGTTATTTATGTGCTTGAatttatatataatgatgttttcAACTCGACACATAAGAAGAATGCACTGGGTTGATGGCATATTTGCGTTCATTTGACTTTGTTTTCATTTTGCACTTGATGGTTGACGTTCTTGCAATCACGAATGAGTTATCAGTGGCTTTGCAAAGGGAAGAACAAGAGATAGTGAATGCTATGCACTTAGTAGAAACTTGCAAACTACGCCTTCAGGCGATGAGAGATAACGAGTGGGACGAACTTTTAGAAAAAGTGCATCAATTTTGTTATTCTTGTGATATTGATGTTGTTGAAATGAATGACAATTATGTAGCTCCAGGAAGGCCAAAACGAAGAGCAGCACAAAACACTAATCTGCATCATTATCGTtgagatgttttttttttctgttgtCGACTTGCAGCTTCAAGAGCTTAATGACCGTTTTGATGAAGTGAATACAGAGTTACTTCGTTGTGTTAGTTGCTTGAGTCCAAAGGATGAATTTCGTGCTTTTAATTTGTCAAAGATAGTGGAAATGGCCAACTTTTATCCATATGACTTTGATGCTGTTCTCGTGAGAGTTCTATCTGGTGAGCTGAAAAATTATATCGTGGATGTTCGGTGTCATGATGCATTTGCAAGGCTCAAAGGACTCGGAGATCTAGCTAGAGTCATGGTGGAGACTAGGAAGAACATTATTTATCCACATGTGTACTTATTGATAAAACTAGCTTTGATTCTTCCGGTTGCTACTGCTACAGTGGAAAGAGCCTTTTCGGCTATGAAGTACATCAAGACCAAGTCACGGAATCGAATGAGCGATACATACTTGAATGATTGCTTAATGACTTATATAGAAAGAGATATATGTGAGTCAATTTCTATTGAAAGTATCATGCATCGTTTTCAAAACACAAAATCACGTAGGGGTCACTACGTTTAGATGTAACGATGTACTTgattttaaaattaatgtgtAATATAAGACATGTTTTTTATTTTCTACActtattttttgtaatttatGAGATAATATTTAGGGGACACcacaaaaaaatatttttttattcgCCActgtattctcatcgtcgaacctaagataaagacaaggggtgagtgaactggcagATAAGGCcacgaaacaatatttccatctcaatatcgatttcaaattcaaataactcaataaccatggtcgcatTGGACCGTaaaataactcggctcaaaggcccaatacatcataactcaataccagtaaccaatttccatctcaatttcaatatcgatattgtcaaaggttcaaagaaccgtgcttAACCCTTagggcttgcctggaatccatGGAATTATTAAGGGGGTAAGTTTTATTGGGCGATAATTACTGGGGAAATTAATTAGTGGGGTAATGAGTTCCTTGATGATATGTTTGACATAAGAGTAATGATTACTGAGTAGATCTTTTACTCCCTCAATCATTACCCaggggggagggtgggtaatgtattaccctttcacaagggtaataattccaggaggtgaataattacccCCATACCAAACATGAGAAATACACCTCACATATTACTCCCCTATTCATTCCCCTCCtattaccctcaatccaagcaagcccttagAGTAAATACtataagctactcacccacgagtcaaggtcaAAGGAAACAACAACTTAAACACAATAGCAACagtccgtcttgcttcagaccgccttatttcagaccgtaataagacctctcacaagtgagaagc is a genomic window containing:
- the LOC141627511 gene encoding uncharacterized protein LOC141627511, which produces MDKFVIRSTRLPQSQEVRGTSSNASPNIEVDFDNLPMDPGERRKISEYHPDIQDEVRKRYIQVGPIQPKKHEFPFKIIGGRSRRFNATWFETHQNWLEYSKKKDALFCLPCYLFKPEGLRGGDAFVVEGFSCWNKKDRLIEHVGGVKSAHNLAVERYENLKDEKNSIRTVCSEFSKQDKKDYKLRLEASVICAKYLVRMGLPFRGHNESEESNNRGNYIELLKVAGFLSPDIKKVMMKKRSGNLQLTSPGIQKDIVNAISLETLKVIFEELGDDFFAILVDESSDVSYKEQMAIILRFVNKEGILVEHFVGITHVTNTSAISLKSAIDELFDEYKLSLSRVRGQGYDGASNMRGQFDGLKALIQKDNSSAHYIHCFTHQLQLTLVATAKGHVDVVWFFDLVSDVVNVIGSSCKRRDVFRELRAIRIAQAISNGEIETGKGLNQELGIKRSGDTRWGSHYRSLLNLQESFLDVIYVLEFIYNDVFNSTHKKNALG
- the LOC141627512 gene encoding uncharacterized protein LOC141627512 — protein: MAYLRSFDFVFILHLMVDVLAITNELSVALQREEQEIVNAMHLVETCKLRLQAMRDNEWDELLEKVHQFCYSCDIDVVEMNDNYLQELNDRFDEVNTELLRCVSCLSPKDEFRAFNLSKIVEMANFYPYDFDAVLVRVLSGELKNYIVDVRCHDAFARLKGLGDLARVMVETRKNIIYPHVYLLIKLALILPVATATVERAFSAMKYIKTKSRNRMSDTYLNDCLMTYIERDICESISIESIMHRFQNTKSRRGHYV